One window from the genome of Anaerococcus sp. Marseille-Q7828 encodes:
- a CDS encoding FAD-dependent protein — protein MTDYDVIVVGAGAAGAFMAYEFKKLNTDKKVLVIDGGRKVHGRTCPITEGKVDHCIGCKPCNIMYGFGGAGTLSDGKYNITTNFGGDLHQYIGEKKAMELMEYVDSVLMEFDGGNDLELYSTDKNDLKTKCLRYDLHLLDAKVRHFGTERNKVILQKIYDYVKDDIDFKFMSMVTDVGYKDGEYTVKTDDGKTYTCKDLVLASGRSGSKWVSQICDKFNITTRKNRVDIGVRVEVPAEVFKHITDDVYEAKIMYQTKQYNDVVRTFCMNPYGQVVTENTNGILTVNGHSYTDPDLRTENTNFALLVTNRFTEPFEDSNEYGESIAKVSNMLGGGVLMQRFGDLVKGRRSSERRMAKSFTNPTLNATAGDLSLVMPKRQLDDIIEMIYQLDKIAPGMANDDTLLYGIEVKFYNSVVDVDHKFETSQKGLYCLGDGSGVTHSLSQASASGVEMARILNGEN, from the coding sequence ATGACTGATTATGATGTGATAGTTGTTGGAGCTGGTGCTGCAGGCGCTTTTATGGCCTATGAATTCAAAAAGCTAAATACTGATAAAAAAGTTCTAGTAATTGATGGAGGTAGGAAGGTTCATGGGAGGACTTGTCCTATAACAGAGGGCAAAGTTGACCATTGTATAGGCTGTAAGCCATGTAATATCATGTATGGATTTGGTGGAGCAGGTACTCTATCTGATGGTAAATACAATATAACAACCAACTTTGGTGGAGATTTGCACCAGTACATAGGCGAAAAAAAGGCTATGGAACTTATGGAATACGTGGATTCAGTTCTCATGGAATTTGATGGTGGAAACGACCTTGAGTTATATTCTACAGATAAAAACGACCTTAAAACTAAGTGTCTAAGGTATGACCTCCACTTACTTGATGCTAAGGTTCGCCACTTTGGTACAGAAAGAAACAAGGTAATCTTACAAAAAATCTATGACTATGTAAAAGATGACATAGATTTTAAATTTATGTCAATGGTCACAGATGTCGGCTATAAAGATGGAGAATATACTGTAAAAACAGATGATGGTAAGACCTACACTTGCAAAGACCTTGTTCTTGCATCTGGGAGATCTGGATCAAAATGGGTATCTCAAATCTGCGACAAATTCAATATAACAACCAGGAAAAACAGGGTTGATATTGGAGTTCGCGTAGAAGTTCCTGCTGAAGTATTCAAGCATATAACTGATGATGTTTACGAAGCAAAGATAATGTACCAAACCAAACAATATAACGACGTGGTAAGGACCTTTTGTATGAACCCATATGGTCAAGTTGTTACTGAAAACACCAATGGTATTCTTACAGTAAACGGCCACTCTTACACAGATCCTGACCTAAGAACAGAAAATACAAACTTTGCTCTTCTAGTAACAAATAGATTTACAGAACCATTTGAGGATTCAAACGAGTACGGCGAATCTATAGCAAAAGTTTCAAATATGCTAGGTGGGGGAGTGCTTATGCAAAGATTTGGCGATCTTGTCAAGGGACGTAGGTCATCAGAAAGACGTATGGCAAAATCATTTACCAATCCAACCTTAAATGCTACAGCTGGAGATCTTTCTCTAGTTATGCCAAAAAGACAGCTTGATGACATCATTGAAATGATTTACCAATTAGATAAAATCGCCCCAGGCATGGCAAATGACGACACACTATTATATGGTATAGAAGTCAAATTCTACAATTCCGTAGTAGACGTTGACCATAAATTTGAAACATCACAAAAAGGCCTATACTGCTTAGGAGATGGCTCAGGCGTAACCCATTCTCTATCCCAAGCATCTGCATCTGGAGTAGAGATGGCAAGGATCCTAAATGGAGAAAATTAA
- the rpsI gene encoding 30S ribosomal protein S9 produces the protein MADTIIQSTGRRKSSVARVTMRPGSGNIVVNGRDLDNYFDFETLKVIVKSPLKLTENENSYDIKVNVNGGGYNGQAGAIRHAIARALLEVNPDYRQALKRAGFLTRDPRKKERYKPGQKKARKSSQFSKR, from the coding sequence ATGGCAGATACAATTATTCAATCAACCGGACGTAGAAAATCTTCTGTTGCTAGAGTAACAATGAGACCAGGCAGCGGAAATATTGTTGTAAACGGACGTGACTTAGACAATTACTTTGACTTTGAAACATTAAAAGTTATAGTAAAATCACCACTTAAACTAACAGAAAATGAAAACAGCTATGATATCAAAGTTAATGTTAATGGTGGTGGATACAATGGTCAAGCTGGAGCAATCAGACATGCTATTGCAAGAGCTTTACTAGAAGTAAACCCTGACTATAGACAAGCTCTAAAAAGAGCAGGTTTTCTTACACGTGACCCACGTAAAAAAGAAAGATACAAACCAGGTCAAAAGAAGGCAAGAAAATCTTCACAATTCTCAAAGAGATAA
- the tnpA gene encoding IS200/IS605 family transposase — protein sequence MHNKNKENKLDNNSLSHTKWRCKYHIVFAPKFRRQEIYGKLKKDIGQILRELCQRKGINIIEAELCPDHVHMLIEVPPKYSISEIMGYLKGKSSLIIFDRHANLKYKYGNRHFWCRGYYVDTVGRNEKMIKEYIQNQLKEDYYADQISIKEYYDPFTGESVKRSNK from the coding sequence ATGCACAATAAAAACAAGGAGAATAAATTGGACAACAATAGTTTATCACATACAAAATGGAGATGTAAATATCATATAGTATTTGCCCCGAAATTTAGAAGACAAGAAATATATGGGAAACTAAAAAAAGACATAGGTCAAATACTACGAGAACTATGTCAAAGAAAAGGAATAAACATAATAGAAGCGGAGCTGTGCCCAGATCATGTCCATATGCTTATAGAAGTACCACCAAAATATAGTATCTCAGAAATAATGGGATATCTAAAAGGAAAAAGTTCACTAATAATATTTGATCGACACGCAAACTTAAAATATAAATATGGAAACAGACATTTCTGGTGTAGAGGTTATTACGTAGATACAGTAGGGCGAAATGAGAAAATGATAAAAGAATATATACAAAATCAACTAAAAGAAGACTATTATGCGGATCAAATAAGTATCAAGGAATACTATGACCCGTTTACGGGAGAGTCAGTAAAAAGAAGCAATAAATAA
- a CDS encoding G5 domain-containing protein, with protein sequence MNKKNIVLGLVLSTSLVLGQNTLAHADETTVEAIGIDSTKENHTEFDWNALPDKKYPLEIEDWDTEETRDVDIDESTTSIEHTEDEEIFDKGDESHKEKAKLRTNNDGNLELIQLYDTDLEINWLDDKGEGKVDGMVYWDANKGFSVDFNSDSVNELPHDGELNPETNLPYRNRTPKFYIDGKPAKAGDVLIEDPKTKELVFNIDQLGNAGYTLVEVDGKLYTVSELETDAINGTKISFKALEKDGETHTDGPLPTQDEWYDTETEDINLGYEIIEDDSLEEGKVVIEKEPVIGKRVTRIKYTRKDGQVFAQLLETRELPSPKAEKGIKRIGTKKDTPLTPIEDAEDATTIDYKFEYTDFKEERIANPELKVGEERIIQVGSAGYTLYKVVLDGNGKEISREKVAERMAQNHIVEYGTKKVEDDKCEFPLIPLTPAEEIKEKCENSLIPLIPTEEIEEVEIPTVNEKPVLVPEVESINEKNKEVDELIGEINEGIKEISNVLLENENNQKEVKDNKKENKKDIKNQDSIKEKPLEEGVKAIKVPKVNKNAKEVKTIKSATKASNPKTGIAGLTHITAILSASIIGLTASKKRK encoded by the coding sequence ATGAATAAGAAAAACATAGTATTGGGCCTAGTTCTATCAACAAGCCTGGTACTTGGCCAAAACACCCTAGCCCATGCAGATGAAACTACAGTAGAGGCAATAGGTATTGATAGCACTAAAGAAAACCATACAGAATTTGACTGGAATGCACTCCCAGATAAAAAATATCCACTTGAGATTGAAGATTGGGATACTGAAGAAACAAGAGATGTTGATATTGACGAATCCACTACTTCAATCGAACATACTGAAGATGAAGAAATCTTTGACAAGGGAGATGAGTCCCACAAGGAAAAAGCAAAACTAAGGACAAATAATGATGGCAATCTTGAGTTAATCCAACTTTATGATACTGACCTAGAAATCAATTGGCTTGATGACAAGGGAGAGGGAAAAGTTGATGGAATGGTTTATTGGGATGCCAATAAAGGATTTTCAGTAGATTTCAATAGTGATTCTGTCAATGAATTACCTCATGATGGGGAATTGAACCCTGAAACCAATCTCCCATATAGAAATAGAACACCAAAGTTCTATATTGATGGCAAGCCAGCAAAAGCTGGAGATGTTCTAATAGAAGATCCTAAGACCAAAGAATTGGTATTTAATATTGACCAATTGGGCAATGCTGGCTATACATTAGTTGAAGTTGATGGCAAACTCTATACTGTTTCGGAACTAGAAACAGATGCCATAAATGGTACAAAAATTTCTTTTAAAGCACTAGAAAAAGATGGTGAAACACATACAGATGGTCCTCTACCAACACAAGATGAATGGTATGATACCGAAACTGAAGATATCAACCTAGGCTATGAAATAATTGAAGATGATAGCCTAGAAGAAGGCAAGGTTGTAATCGAAAAAGAACCAGTTATTGGCAAGAGAGTGACAAGAATCAAATACACCAGAAAAGATGGTCAAGTATTTGCCCAACTTCTTGAAACAAGAGAATTACCATCACCAAAGGCTGAAAAAGGAATCAAGAGGATTGGAACGAAAAAAGATACTCCACTTACCCCAATCGAAGACGCTGAAGACGCAACAACTATCGACTACAAGTTTGAGTATACAGACTTCAAAGAAGAAAGAATTGCAAATCCAGAACTAAAAGTAGGCGAGGAAAGAATAATCCAAGTTGGTTCTGCTGGATATACCCTATACAAGGTCGTTCTTGATGGTAATGGCAAAGAAATCAGCAGGGAAAAAGTTGCTGAGCGCATGGCACAAAACCATATTGTAGAATATGGAACAAAGAAAGTAGAAGATGATAAATGCGAATTCCCACTAATTCCACTAACTCCAGCAGAAGAAATAAAAGAAAAATGCGAAAATTCTTTAATTCCACTAATCCCTACTGAAGAAATTGAGGAAGTAGAAATTCCAACAGTTAACGAAAAACCTGTACTTGTCCCTGAAGTAGAAAGTATTAACGAAAAGAATAAGGAAGTTGATGAGCTAATAGGAGAAATTAACGAAGGTATTAAGGAAATCTCTAATGTACTTTTGGAAAATGAAAATAATCAAAAAGAAGTAAAAGATAATAAAAAAGAAAATAAAAAAGATATAAAAAATCAAGATTCTATTAAAGAAAAACCTTTAGAAGAAGGTGTAAAGGCTATAAAAGTACCAAAAGTTAATAAAAATGCTAAAGAAGTAAAAACAATAAAGTCCGCTACTAAAGCTTCCAATCCAAAAACTGGTATTGCAGGCTTGACTCACATCACAGCTATTCTAAGCGCATCAATTATTGGCTTAACTGCTAGCAAGAAACGTAAATAA
- a CDS encoding TIGR01440 family protein, which translates to MENLDKIYKQVHKALLEVIDASGIGEDDILVLGGSTSEIVGGAIGKDSSLEVGEAVIDEFLIILNERKINLAVQGCEHINRALVVERELAKTRGLEIVSVVPALHAGGSLAVNAYKKFNDPVMVEHIIADAGIDIGDTEIGMHVKFVQVPLRLKEKHIGKARVTALKSRPKLIGGERAIYK; encoded by the coding sequence TTGGAAAATTTGGATAAAATTTATAAACAAGTACATAAGGCCCTCTTAGAAGTTATCGATGCTTCTGGTATTGGCGAGGATGATATATTAGTTCTTGGTGGATCTACTAGTGAGATTGTAGGTGGTGCTATTGGTAAGGATTCTTCACTTGAAGTTGGAGAAGCTGTTATAGATGAGTTTTTGATAATTTTAAATGAAAGAAAAATTAACTTGGCAGTTCAAGGATGCGAACATATAAACAGAGCCCTTGTGGTTGAAAGAGAACTTGCTAAGACACGAGGGCTTGAGATTGTATCAGTCGTTCCAGCCCTTCATGCAGGTGGCTCACTTGCAGTTAACGCCTATAAGAAGTTTAATGACCCGGTTATGGTTGAACACATTATAGCTGATGCGGGCATTGATATTGGCGATACAGAAATTGGCATGCACGTAAAATTTGTTCAAGTTCCACTAAGGCTAAAAGAAAAACACATTGGAAAAGCCAGGGTAACAGCCCTAAAATCCAGACCAAAACTAATTGGAGGAGAGCGTGCAATATATAAGTAG
- a CDS encoding InlB B-repeat-containing protein — MKKLKNFVRVLFAMILALTLTNTQTVEAASDTVVIYEVYGGGGNSGATFKNNYIILKNISTENLKLDGLYVHRGSAKAWQDKIALTGNLKPGQYYVVEAQEGFNKSAKALPRKDIEAKDMGIGAKNFAIALTRDGQKPSAANTIDLVGVGTALFREASPSVAASNNGSIRRINDTDTDDNAKDFDYISLNESSLDYLLEETSKPEVTPKESTVTINPNGGQVNEDLKTKIVKNGEAYNIDFEGNYKFYKDGYHFDGFDVEGELEDKDGNRIDYIKRADPFTDYYPKSDVTLKVRWKVMEGGQIKAYVKREDGTAFSGIQYKLYIKGTDTEERRFPYGVKREAQTHKMSLLQLKNDTYTLRVEGLDSNEFIKEVNLREEKYTQNQAITKVELKEKDKAEIEIKFDSHFIAPEVNFDVIIGKKPVEESYTVTLTGEGVNEITVPGFTKKTEIKLKDVNREGYKFLGWKVEGTLFDAEGNPVTGLITNFDQSYYPESDVVFTAVWEEEEKVTVNFAFNKDIAGVTVPEAQKVKVGSEITLPEVSPIVKDGYSFLGWAKGNNKYATPNLNPGDTITVDEDTTIMGIWEGAYGKVSLTFHTGQFIDDNFENRDKITKLEDDQLAGGGFSVENQQSGQITEGKNSSSKGKISINNGLVKGTYTLNVTAPEGYEIVRIARDTGSNGVIEIENGSTISLPRPEAPFNLTMVDSIYVEVKEKEEEKVTVNFEFDKNIDGAKLPDPINVPVGTEIKLPSLDEEVLGDYSFMGWELDKAYPNKADANPGDTFTVTEDMTVKGYWEGRYGRFAVHFHEGDYFENKDNLQTLTEGFGFATINPRDNTRLEGVLAGENSKNPYFLTPNRANGGGLTKGDYDFEFKIPEGYKIVSIKKHVEGGGLEEVSVGERIDPYWYPFNLTMARDVYVQVEKEEPKIELPQGLYIYEIYGGGGLQQSYYANDYVILQNKSDTDIDLAGINLHVSKQWRPEYAYNIPLSGTIKANDYFVIKAGAGFKSGEQKELPRVDLDLSGGKLYQNDFDYQAIGLALTKGPEEPNEKNTIDKVGTYYNNQYIVKPAVSPHVDRSIRRIAYDDVNKTDFEKVSHRPYVEGTADHREPLWYLRDSQEEKVTVKFKHNVSLENNEVPAEQNVWSGTKITLPEVKEEDKYEFKGWDIDGDGQADKEASEEFEVKEDVTITGIWEEKAPEVKTINFVVDSEKGIATGDLSVELAEGENPLEKAPKVEAKEGYKFVEWKASEDRLTYTAIFEEVKTEEPQGPKLNENLRFTLDSIDGDKMVLISSHNIDKVLVKTRSDEEIEATIEQVDKEIYTLSLCRPLEAGEKVIIEIIVNNEISKAIRTRV, encoded by the coding sequence GTGAAAAAACTGAAAAATTTTGTAAGAGTGTTATTTGCAATGATACTTGCACTTACACTAACCAATACACAGACTGTAGAAGCAGCAAGCGATACTGTTGTTATATATGAAGTGTATGGAGGTGGTGGAAATAGTGGAGCAACATTTAAAAATAACTACATTATTCTTAAAAATATAAGCACAGAAAATCTGAAACTTGATGGACTATATGTTCATAGAGGGTCAGCAAAAGCCTGGCAAGATAAGATTGCCCTAACTGGAAACTTGAAACCAGGCCAATACTATGTAGTAGAGGCCCAAGAAGGTTTTAATAAGTCAGCAAAAGCCTTGCCAAGAAAAGATATAGAGGCTAAAGATATGGGAATAGGTGCGAAAAATTTTGCCATTGCCCTAACAAGAGATGGTCAAAAGCCATCAGCAGCCAATACTATTGACCTTGTGGGAGTGGGAACAGCTCTATTTAGAGAAGCTTCACCATCAGTAGCAGCGTCAAACAATGGATCCATAAGAAGAATTAATGATACAGATACTGATGATAACGCAAAAGACTTTGATTATATCAGCCTAAATGAGAGCTCCCTAGATTATTTGCTAGAAGAAACAAGCAAGCCAGAAGTCACACCAAAGGAGTCAACTGTCACCATCAACCCAAATGGTGGACAAGTGAATGAAGATTTAAAAACAAAGATAGTTAAAAATGGTGAGGCTTATAATATCGATTTTGAAGGCAATTATAAATTCTACAAAGATGGCTACCACTTCGATGGATTTGATGTTGAAGGCGAGCTTGAGGATAAGGATGGCAACAGGATTGACTACATTAAAAGAGCAGATCCTTTCACTGATTATTATCCAAAATCTGATGTCACTCTAAAAGTACGCTGGAAAGTAATGGAAGGTGGACAAATTAAAGCTTATGTAAAAAGAGAAGATGGCACAGCCTTTAGTGGAATCCAATATAAGCTTTACATCAAGGGGACTGACACAGAAGAAAGAAGATTCCCTTATGGTGTAAAAAGAGAGGCTCAAACTCACAAAATGTCACTCCTACAACTTAAAAATGACACCTATACATTGAGAGTTGAAGGTTTGGATAGCAATGAATTTATCAAAGAAGTTAATCTAAGAGAAGAAAAATATACACAAAATCAAGCTATTACAAAAGTTGAGCTAAAAGAAAAAGATAAAGCTGAGATTGAGATAAAATTCGACTCACACTTTATAGCTCCTGAAGTTAATTTCGATGTGATTATAGGCAAAAAACCAGTAGAGGAATCATATACCGTCACCCTAACTGGTGAAGGTGTAAATGAAATAACTGTTCCAGGCTTTACCAAAAAAACAGAAATAAAGTTAAAAGATGTTAATCGTGAAGGATATAAATTCCTAGGTTGGAAAGTAGAGGGAACTTTATTTGACGCAGAAGGCAATCCAGTAACTGGACTTATAACAAACTTTGACCAATCTTATTACCCAGAATCTGATGTTGTATTTACAGCGGTTTGGGAAGAAGAGGAAAAAGTTACAGTTAACTTCGCATTTAACAAAGACATTGCAGGAGTAACAGTTCCAGAAGCTCAAAAAGTAAAAGTTGGTAGCGAGATTACTCTTCCAGAAGTAAGTCCTATAGTAAAAGATGGCTACTCATTCCTAGGTTGGGCAAAAGGCAACAACAAATATGCAACACCTAATTTAAACCCAGGAGATACCATCACAGTAGACGAAGATACTACTATTATGGGTATTTGGGAAGGTGCTTACGGCAAAGTAAGCCTAACATTCCATACCGGCCAATTTATAGACGATAATTTTGAAAACAGAGATAAGATTACTAAGTTAGAAGATGACCAACTTGCAGGTGGTGGATTTAGTGTAGAAAACCAACAATCAGGCCAAATTACTGAAGGTAAAAATTCTTCTAGTAAAGGAAAAATCAGTATTAACAATGGTCTTGTAAAAGGAACCTACACCCTAAATGTAACAGCTCCAGAAGGCTATGAAATAGTAAGAATTGCTAGAGATACAGGATCAAACGGCGTTATCGAAATAGAAAATGGTTCAACAATTTCACTACCTAGACCAGAAGCACCATTTAATCTAACCATGGTTGATTCTATCTATGTTGAAGTAAAGGAAAAAGAAGAAGAAAAAGTTACAGTAAACTTTGAATTTGATAAAAATATTGATGGTGCAAAACTCCCTGATCCAATCAACGTCCCAGTAGGAACAGAAATAAAGTTGCCAAGTTTAGATGAAGAAGTTCTTGGTGATTACTCATTTATGGGCTGGGAACTTGATAAGGCTTATCCAAACAAGGCTGATGCAAATCCTGGGGATACATTCACAGTCACTGAAGACATGACTGTAAAGGGCTACTGGGAAGGTAGATATGGCAGGTTCGCAGTTCACTTCCACGAAGGAGATTACTTTGAAAATAAAGACAATCTTCAAACTCTGACAGAAGGATTTGGCTTTGCTACAATAAATCCTAGGGACAATACTAGACTTGAAGGAGTATTGGCAGGAGAAAATTCAAAGAATCCTTATTTCCTAACACCAAACAGGGCAAATGGTGGTGGTTTAACCAAGGGTGACTATGATTTTGAATTCAAAATACCTGAAGGCTACAAGATTGTATCAATAAAAAAACATGTTGAAGGCGGTGGACTAGAAGAAGTAAGTGTAGGTGAAAGAATTGATCCTTACTGGTATCCATTCAATTTGACAATGGCTAGAGATGTTTATGTTCAAGTTGAAAAAGAAGAGCCAAAAATCGAACTACCACAAGGCCTATACATCTATGAAATCTATGGTGGAGGAGGTTTGCAACAATCATACTATGCAAATGACTATGTGATTCTCCAAAACAAATCGGATACAGACATTGACCTAGCGGGAATCAACCTACACGTTTCTAAACAGTGGAGACCAGAATATGCTTACAATATTCCTCTATCAGGGACTATAAAAGCTAATGACTACTTCGTAATCAAAGCAGGTGCAGGATTTAAGTCAGGTGAACAAAAAGAATTACCAAGAGTTGACCTTGACCTATCAGGTGGAAAATTATATCAAAATGACTTTGACTACCAAGCAATTGGTCTTGCCTTAACCAAAGGCCCAGAAGAACCAAACGAAAAAAATACCATTGATAAGGTTGGAACATATTACAACAACCAATACATTGTAAAACCAGCTGTATCACCACATGTGGACAGATCAATTAGAAGAATAGCTTACGATGATGTAAACAAAACTGACTTTGAAAAAGTATCCCACAGACCATATGTCGAAGGAACAGCAGACCATAGAGAACCACTCTGGTACCTAAGAGATAGTCAAGAAGAAAAAGTAACAGTAAAATTTAAACACAATGTAAGCCTTGAAAATAATGAAGTCCCAGCTGAACAAAATGTTTGGTCAGGAACAAAAATCACATTACCAGAAGTAAAAGAAGAAGACAAATATGAATTCAAAGGTTGGGATATTGATGGTGATGGTCAAGCTGACAAAGAAGCTAGCGAAGAATTTGAAGTAAAAGAAGATGTAACAATCACCGGTATATGGGAAGAAAAAGCACCAGAAGTGAAAACTATAAACTTCGTAGTTGACTCAGAAAAAGGAATAGCTACAGGTGATTTATCAGTAGAATTAGCTGAAGGTGAAAATCCACTAGAAAAAGCTCCAAAAGTTGAAGCTAAAGAAGGCTACAAATTTGTAGAATGGAAAGCTTCTGAAGATAGATTAACTTACACCGCAATATTTGAAGAAGTCAAAACAGAAGAACCACAGGGTCCAAAGCTTAACGAAAATCTAAGATTTACCTTAGATAGTATTGATGGAGACAAGATGGTTCTTATAAGCTCACACAATATAGATAAGGTCCTTGTAAAAACACGTTCAGACGAAGAAATCGAAGCTACAATCGAGCAAGTAGACAAGGAAATATATACCCTTTCATTATGTAGACCACTAGAAGCTGGTGAGAAAGTAATAATAGAAATCATTGTAAATAACGAAATATCAAAAGCAATTAGGACAAGAGTCTAA
- a CDS encoding aldose epimerase, with protein sequence MKKTISNSSLIAGVNTNGGYIDSLKLGDKPIFFPKLMVKIGDELKVRGGMHVCAPNFGVSTIDENLPAHGFCRDREWKIEESSGSSIKLSLEGEGGYEDTLFTLIYEVTNKSLFASIKIENQSQSDKIIAPAFHPYFYSDHKDFVINDIQINKEDLPNSIYNKSDYQEFSSNDNHIVVKGIRNVNEFVFWTDFKGDYICVEPTYNSTAFSNQSKRTYKLSPGSDFELKIEIKVLD encoded by the coding sequence ATGAAAAAAACAATTTCTAATTCTAGCTTAATAGCAGGGGTAAACACCAATGGTGGATATATCGACTCACTTAAGCTAGGAGACAAGCCGATTTTTTTCCCAAAGCTAATGGTAAAAATTGGCGATGAATTGAAAGTTAGAGGGGGCATGCATGTGTGTGCCCCTAATTTTGGTGTTTCTACAATTGATGAGAACTTGCCTGCTCATGGTTTTTGTAGGGATAGAGAATGGAAAATAGAAGAATCAAGTGGATCTAGCATTAAACTTTCATTAGAAGGTGAGGGAGGGTATGAAGATACCTTATTCACACTTATCTATGAAGTTACCAATAAGTCACTATTTGCCAGCATAAAAATAGAAAATCAAAGTCAAAGTGATAAGATTATTGCACCAGCTTTTCATCCTTATTTTTATTCTGACCACAAAGATTTTGTAATCAATGATATACAAATAAACAAAGAGGATTTGCCAAATAGCATCTATAACAAATCTGACTATCAAGAATTTTCATCAAATGACAATCACATCGTGGTTAAAGGGATTAGAAATGTAAATGAATTTGTATTTTGGACAGATTTTAAGGGCGATTATATATGCGTAGAACCGACATATAATTCTACTGCCTTTTCTAATCAAAGTAAGCGAACATATAAATTAAGTCCAGGATCTGATTTCGAATTAAAAATAGAAATTAAAGTTCTTGATTAA
- a CDS encoding epoxyqueuosine reductase QueH produces MNNINYNLEMEKIIEKNKKDGIKPKLLMQVCCAPCSTTVMYRIKEDFDIDMYYYNPMIYPASELFKRTREVDKLAKRMGLDGKLIVPENDVRDFADIAKVRKDTPEGGKACYDCYKLRLEETAKYAKENNYDYFCTTLSISPYKNSKWINEIGKDLEEKYKVKYLYADFKKRNGYKMSIDLSKKYDLYRQSYCGCVFSYKEMQEYKENIKNDTDE; encoded by the coding sequence ATGAACAACATAAACTACAACCTCGAAATGGAAAAGATAATAGAAAAGAATAAAAAAGATGGAATAAAGCCAAAACTTTTGATGCAAGTATGCTGTGCCCCTTGTTCTACAACTGTTATGTATAGGATAAAGGAGGATTTTGATATAGATATGTATTATTATAATCCTATGATATATCCAGCAAGCGAGCTTTTTAAGAGAACAAGGGAAGTGGATAAGCTTGCTAAGCGCATGGGTCTAGATGGTAAGCTTATAGTACCAGAAAACGATGTGAGAGACTTTGCTGATATAGCAAAAGTCAGAAAAGACACTCCAGAAGGGGGTAAGGCTTGCTATGATTGCTATAAGCTTAGGCTAGAAGAAACAGCCAAATACGCCAAAGAAAATAACTACGATTATTTTTGCACAACCTTGTCTATCTCACCATACAAAAACTCCAAGTGGATCAATGAAATAGGCAAAGATTTGGAAGAAAAATATAAAGTCAAATACTTATATGCTGATTTCAAAAAAAGAAATGGCTATAAAATGTCCATAGATTTATCAAAAAAATACGATTTGTACAGGCAATCTTATTGCGGATGTGTATTTTCCTACAAGGAGATGCAAGAATACAAAGAAAATATAAAAAATGACACAGATGAATAA
- a CDS encoding ferritin, translated as MSENVLDLLNEQMNFEYESAYIYKAMSAYTDDLDLDGFTSWLDIQVEEEILHGEGMRKFLQSVGYKPHYAAISEPKSEYSDVTDVIKSALEHEKEVTRRITHIADVARDSDHRVFSFIQWYIDEQVEEEENFTKMLTRLERVGDDWHSVYMLDNELGKRGPAEAPDVNPQ; from the coding sequence ATGAGTGAAAATGTATTAGATTTATTAAATGAACAAATGAACTTTGAGTATGAATCTGCTTATATTTACAAGGCAATGAGCGCTTATACAGATGATTTGGACCTAGATGGATTCACATCATGGCTTGACATCCAAGTTGAAGAAGAAATTTTACATGGTGAAGGCATGAGAAAATTCCTTCAATCAGTAGGATATAAGCCACATTATGCAGCAATTAGTGAACCAAAATCTGAATATAGCGATGTAACTGATGTTATAAAATCTGCCCTAGAACATGAAAAAGAAGTAACAAGAAGAATCACCCACATAGCTGATGTAGCACGTGACAGTGATCATCGTGTATTCTCATTTATCCAATGGTACATCGATGAACAAGTTGAAGAAGAAGAAAACTTCACAAAGATGTTAACAAGACTTGAAAGAGTTGGAGATGACTGGCATTCAGTTTATATGCTTGATAATGAACTAGGCAAGAGAGGCCCAGCAGAAGCTCCTGATGTAAATCCACAATAA